In the Gossypium arboreum isolate Shixiya-1 chromosome 10, ASM2569848v2, whole genome shotgun sequence genome, one interval contains:
- the LOC108487452 gene encoding pentatricopeptide repeat-containing protein At1g53600, mitochondrial → MNLENHGLHFLTMLTKSKSKSSLYYVHLIFHPKISISSLHTATKDSIVHNSAKILRKNTKFLVYCNNQITQHGRNRNFKEAESIFNRMPFKSTVSWTAMLTAYAENGNISKAREVFAKMPERTTSSYNAMITAYNKNGCMVDEAYELFCNMSERDAVSYATMITGFVSKGRFDKALEIYENTPGKWREPVCSNVLINGYVKAGRLDMADGIFEGMVQRDVVSWSLMVDGYCKSGRIMEARKLFDKMVERNVVTWTTMINGYLKMGYLIDGFGLFSAMRKEEGVLVNSTTLTVIFEACGHFDRCREGIQMHGLVLKLGFEFSVFLGNSIITMYCRFGCTGSANLVFDLMTRKDLVSWNSLIMGHVQENEIEKAYELFERMPRKDVVSWTTMIMGFSGKGQTDKAVKLFRMMPEKDDVAWTVVISGFVSIEMYEEAFRWFTEMLQKSVKPDSHTLSSLLSASANSAILSNGQQIHVQAIKMCLELDLSVQNSLVSMYSKCGNVADACQVFMSIKEPNVVSFNTMITGFAQNGFAKEALELFGKMQSEGQEPNQVTFLAVLSTCSHVGLIEVGWEHFKSMTSLYNIEPGPDHYSCMVDLLGRAGLFDEAVGLIYSMPFDPHSGVWGALLGASMTHLRIDLAKLAAQQLIKLEPDSATPYVVLSNLYTISGKKKDGDKVRIDKKSKRIKKSPGCSWLVVKDKVHLFLSGDQSHEDSEEIRVTLQTIMKEMEELGCYR, encoded by the coding sequence atgaacttGGAAAATCATGGACTCCATTTCTTAACAATGctaacaaaatcaaaatcaaaatcttcCCTTTACTATGTTCACCTCATTTTTCATCCCAAAATTTCCATTTCTTCACTTCACACCGCAACAAAGGATAGCATCGTCCATAACTCTGCGAAAATCCTCCGCAAAAATACCAAATTCCTCGTTTATTGCAATAACCAGATTACTCAACATGGAAGAAACAGAAATTTCAAAGAAGCTGAATCAATCTTCAACCGGATGCCCTTCAAAAGCACCGTATCTTGGACTGCCATGTTGACTGCATACGCAGAAAATGGGAACATTTCGAAAGCCCGTGAAGTGTTCGCTAAAATGCCTGAAAGAACAACTTCTTCGTATAATGCGATGATCACCGCTTATAATAAGAATGGTTGTATGGTTGATGAGGCTTATGAGCTTTTCTGCAACATGTCTGAACGGGACGCAGTGAGTTATGCTACGATGATCACGGGGTTTGTTAGTAAAGGAAGGTTTGATAAGGCCTTGGAAATTTACGAAAATACTCCTGGGAAATGGCGGGAACCGGTTTGTTCAAATGTATTGATAAATGGGTATGTGAAAGCTGGGAGATTGGATATGGCAGATGGCATTTTCGAAGGAATGGTTCAGAGAGATGTCGTTTCTTGGAGCCTAATGGTTGATGGGTATTGCAAAAGTGGGAGAATTATGGAGGCTAGAAAGTTGTTTGACAAGATGGTGGAGAGAAATGTAGTTACTTGGACAACAATGATTAATGGGTACCTAAAAATGGGATATTTAATTGATGGTTTTGGTTTGTTTTCGGCTATGAGAAAAGAGGAAGGAGTTTTGGTTAATTCTACTACTTTGACTGTTATATTTGAAGCTTGTGGACATTTTGATAGATGTAGAGAAGGAATTCAAATGCACGGATTGGTTTTAAAGTTGGGATTCGAATTTTCTGTTTTTCTAGGGAATTCTATTATTACCATGTATTGCAGATTTGGTTGTACTGGTTCTGCtaatttggtatttgatttgatgACGAGGAAAGATTTGGTTTCTTGGAATTCTTTGATCATGGGCCATGTTCAAGAGAATGAGATTGAGAAAGCTTATGAACTTTTTGAAAGGATGCCTAGAAAGGATGTAGTTTCTTGGACTACCATGATTATGGGGTTTTCTGGTAAAGGACAAACTGATAAAGCTGTCAAGTTGTTTAGAATGATGCCTGAGAAAGATGATGTTGCATGGACTGTAGTAATTTCAGGGTTTGTAAGTATTGAAATGTATGAGGAGGCTTTTCGCTGGTTTACTGAAATGCTTCAGAAATCAGTAAAGCCAGACTCTCATACTTTGAGCAGTCTGTTGAGTGCTTCTGCCAATTCAGCAATACTAAGCAATGGGCAGCAAATCCATGTCCAAGCAATAAAGATGTGTCTGGAACTCGATTTGTCAGTTCAAAATTCGCTTGTCTCAATGTATTCAAAATGTGGAAATGTAGCCGATGCTTGTCAAGTCTTTATGAGTATTAAAGAACCGAATGTTGTTTCTTTCAATACAATGATTACTGGCTTTGCTCAAAATGGATTTGCTAAAGAAGCACTTGAATTGTTTGGGAAAATGCAGAGTGAAGGGCAGGAGCCAAATCAGGTAACCTTTCTTGCTGTTTTGTCCACCTGCAGCCATGTTGGACTCATAGAAGTAGGATGGGAGCACTTCAAATCCATGACATCTTTATATAACATAGAACCAGGGCCTGACCACTATTCATGCATGGTTGATCTCCTCGGCCGAGCTGGGTTGTTTGATGAAGCAGTTGGTTTAATTTATTCAATGCCATTTGATCCCCATAGTGGAGTTTGGGGAGCTCTCCTGGGTGCAAGCATGACTCATCTCCGTATCGATCTCGCAAAGCTTGCAGCTCAGCAGCTTATTAAATTGGAGCCCGATAGTGCAACTCCTTATGTCGTTTTGTCCAACTTATATACTATCTCgggaaagaagaaagatggagacAAAGTAAGAATAGACAAGAAATCAAAAAGGATAAAGAAGAGCCCTGGGTGTAGTTGGTTGGTAGTTAAAGACAAAGTTCATTTGTTTCTCTCAGGAGATCAATCTCATGAGGATTCAGAAGAGATTAGAGTTACATTACAGACAATTATGAAGGAAATGGAAGAGCTAGGTTGTTATAGATAG
- the LOC108489435 gene encoding uncharacterized protein LOC108489435 isoform X4 codes for MSPVSDRDVHLPSLAVEILPSKTAHPCKYAGDNVYLQGLDVFKGRVGVADIIGFTTTEMLSSKPDGFLKSWNSSFDLVNVLKHEIRDGQLSFRGKRVLELGCGYGVPGIFACLKGACTVHFQDLSAETIRCTTIPNVLANLEQARERQSRQPEGPLTPSRQTLSPTVRFYAGDWEELPTVLSVVRNDVSEVTTGMRLSFSEEDFMDGCSSQDGSSITQEISSRRSRKLSGSRAWERASETDQGESGYDIILMTEIPYSVSSLKKLYALIKKCVRPPYGVVYLSTKKNYVGFNNAARHLRSLVDEEGIFGAHLIKEVTDVDIWKFFLK; via the exons ATGTCCCCTGTATCTGATAGAGATGTCCATCTCCCTTCACTGGCTGTGGAGATTCTCCCATCAAAG ACAGCCCATCCTTGTAAATATGCTGGGGACAATGTATATTTGCAAGGGCTTGATGTATTCAAG GGAAGAGTTGGTGTTGCTGACATTATTGGTTTCACCACTACTGAAATGTTATCTTCAAAACCTGATG GGTTTCTGAAATCTTGGAACAGTTCTTTCGATCTTGTTAACGTCCTTAAGCACGAGATCCGTGATGGGCAGTTGAGCTTTAGAGGGAAAAGGGTGCTTGAG TTGGGTTGTGGCTATGGTGTTCCGGGGATATTTGCTTGTCTGAAG GGTGCTTGTACAGTGCACTTTCAAGACCTCAGTGCAGAAACTATTCGATGCACTACCATTCCAAATGTACTTGCAAACCTGGAGCAAGCTCGGGAAAGGCAAAGCCGACAGCCTGAGGGTCCTTTGACTCCATCCAGACAAACTCTTTCCCCAACTGTGCGCTTCTATGCTGGGGACTGGGAAGAACTCCCCACTGTATTATCTGTTGTTCGGAATGACGTGTCCGAGGTGACTACAGGGATGAGGTTGAGCTTCTCTGAGGAGGATTTCATGGATGGGTGCAGTAGCCAAGATGGTAGCAGCATAACACAAGAAATTTCCTCAAGGAGGTCAAGAAAGCTTTCAGGAAGCCGGGCATGGGAAAGAGCTAGTGAGACAGATCAGGGAGAAAGTGGCTATGACATTATTTTGATGACTGAAATTCCATACTCGGTTTCCTCTTTGAAGAAGTTATATGCACTAATTAAGAAG TGCGTTAGGCCTCCATACGGGGTTGTATACTTGTCGACGAAGAAAAACTATGTCGGCTTCAACAATGCAGCCCGGCATCTCAGAAGTCTGGTTGATGAAGAAGGCATTTTTGGAGCTCATTTAATTAAAGAGGTGACTGATGTAGATATTTGGAAGTTCTTTCTCAAGTGA
- the LOC108489435 gene encoding uncharacterized protein LOC108489435 isoform X1 — translation MRSPSLLAQCLPGLVLYDRGSQSMSPVSDRDVHLPSLAVEILPSKLNLRSQLRHFVIVQTAHPCKYAGDNVYLQGLDVFKGRVGVADIIGFTTTEMLSSKPDGFLKSWNSSFDLVNVLKHEIRDGQLSFRGKRVLELGCGYGVPGIFACLKGACTVHFQDLSAETIRCTTIPNVLANLEQARERQSRQPEGPLTPSRQTLSPTVRFYAGDWEELPTVLSVVRNDVSEVTTGMRLSFSEEDFMDGCSSQDGSSITQEISSRRSRKLSGSRAWERASETDQGESGYDIILMTEIPYSVSSLKKLYALIKKCVRPPYGVVYLSTKKNYVGFNNAARHLRSLVDEEGIFGAHLIKEVTDVDIWKFFLK, via the exons ATGCGTTCACCGTCACTGCTTGCACAATGTTTGCCAGGCTTGGTACTCTATGATCGAGGAAGCCAAAGCATGTCCCCTGTATCTGATAGAGATGTCCATCTCCCTTCACTGGCTGTGGAGATTCTCCCATCAAAG TTGAATTTGCGTTCACAATTAAGACATTTTGTTATTGTGCAGACAGCCCATCCTTGTAAATATGCTGGGGACAATGTATATTTGCAAGGGCTTGATGTATTCAAG GGAAGAGTTGGTGTTGCTGACATTATTGGTTTCACCACTACTGAAATGTTATCTTCAAAACCTGATG GGTTTCTGAAATCTTGGAACAGTTCTTTCGATCTTGTTAACGTCCTTAAGCACGAGATCCGTGATGGGCAGTTGAGCTTTAGAGGGAAAAGGGTGCTTGAG TTGGGTTGTGGCTATGGTGTTCCGGGGATATTTGCTTGTCTGAAG GGTGCTTGTACAGTGCACTTTCAAGACCTCAGTGCAGAAACTATTCGATGCACTACCATTCCAAATGTACTTGCAAACCTGGAGCAAGCTCGGGAAAGGCAAAGCCGACAGCCTGAGGGTCCTTTGACTCCATCCAGACAAACTCTTTCCCCAACTGTGCGCTTCTATGCTGGGGACTGGGAAGAACTCCCCACTGTATTATCTGTTGTTCGGAATGACGTGTCCGAGGTGACTACAGGGATGAGGTTGAGCTTCTCTGAGGAGGATTTCATGGATGGGTGCAGTAGCCAAGATGGTAGCAGCATAACACAAGAAATTTCCTCAAGGAGGTCAAGAAAGCTTTCAGGAAGCCGGGCATGGGAAAGAGCTAGTGAGACAGATCAGGGAGAAAGTGGCTATGACATTATTTTGATGACTGAAATTCCATACTCGGTTTCCTCTTTGAAGAAGTTATATGCACTAATTAAGAAG TGCGTTAGGCCTCCATACGGGGTTGTATACTTGTCGACGAAGAAAAACTATGTCGGCTTCAACAATGCAGCCCGGCATCTCAGAAGTCTGGTTGATGAAGAAGGCATTTTTGGAGCTCATTTAATTAAAGAGGTGACTGATGTAGATATTTGGAAGTTCTTTCTCAAGTGA
- the LOC108489435 gene encoding uncharacterized protein LOC108489435 isoform X3 translates to MSPVSDRDVHLPSLAVEILPSKLNLRSQLRHFVIVQTAHPCKYAGDNVYLQGLDVFKGRVGVADIIGFTTTEMLSSKPDGFLKSWNSSFDLVNVLKHEIRDGQLSFRGKRVLELGCGYGVPGIFACLKGACTVHFQDLSAETIRCTTIPNVLANLEQARERQSRQPEGPLTPSRQTLSPTVRFYAGDWEELPTVLSVVRNDVSEVTTGMRLSFSEEDFMDGCSSQDGSSITQEISSRRSRKLSGSRAWERASETDQGESGYDIILMTEIPYSVSSLKKLYALIKKCVRPPYGVVYLSTKKNYVGFNNAARHLRSLVDEEGIFGAHLIKEVTDVDIWKFFLK, encoded by the exons ATGTCCCCTGTATCTGATAGAGATGTCCATCTCCCTTCACTGGCTGTGGAGATTCTCCCATCAAAG TTGAATTTGCGTTCACAATTAAGACATTTTGTTATTGTGCAGACAGCCCATCCTTGTAAATATGCTGGGGACAATGTATATTTGCAAGGGCTTGATGTATTCAAG GGAAGAGTTGGTGTTGCTGACATTATTGGTTTCACCACTACTGAAATGTTATCTTCAAAACCTGATG GGTTTCTGAAATCTTGGAACAGTTCTTTCGATCTTGTTAACGTCCTTAAGCACGAGATCCGTGATGGGCAGTTGAGCTTTAGAGGGAAAAGGGTGCTTGAG TTGGGTTGTGGCTATGGTGTTCCGGGGATATTTGCTTGTCTGAAG GGTGCTTGTACAGTGCACTTTCAAGACCTCAGTGCAGAAACTATTCGATGCACTACCATTCCAAATGTACTTGCAAACCTGGAGCAAGCTCGGGAAAGGCAAAGCCGACAGCCTGAGGGTCCTTTGACTCCATCCAGACAAACTCTTTCCCCAACTGTGCGCTTCTATGCTGGGGACTGGGAAGAACTCCCCACTGTATTATCTGTTGTTCGGAATGACGTGTCCGAGGTGACTACAGGGATGAGGTTGAGCTTCTCTGAGGAGGATTTCATGGATGGGTGCAGTAGCCAAGATGGTAGCAGCATAACACAAGAAATTTCCTCAAGGAGGTCAAGAAAGCTTTCAGGAAGCCGGGCATGGGAAAGAGCTAGTGAGACAGATCAGGGAGAAAGTGGCTATGACATTATTTTGATGACTGAAATTCCATACTCGGTTTCCTCTTTGAAGAAGTTATATGCACTAATTAAGAAG TGCGTTAGGCCTCCATACGGGGTTGTATACTTGTCGACGAAGAAAAACTATGTCGGCTTCAACAATGCAGCCCGGCATCTCAGAAGTCTGGTTGATGAAGAAGGCATTTTTGGAGCTCATTTAATTAAAGAGGTGACTGATGTAGATATTTGGAAGTTCTTTCTCAAGTGA
- the LOC108489435 gene encoding uncharacterized protein LOC108489435 isoform X2: MRSPSLLAQCLPGLVLYDRGSQSMSPVSDRDVHLPSLAVEILPSKTAHPCKYAGDNVYLQGLDVFKGRVGVADIIGFTTTEMLSSKPDGFLKSWNSSFDLVNVLKHEIRDGQLSFRGKRVLELGCGYGVPGIFACLKGACTVHFQDLSAETIRCTTIPNVLANLEQARERQSRQPEGPLTPSRQTLSPTVRFYAGDWEELPTVLSVVRNDVSEVTTGMRLSFSEEDFMDGCSSQDGSSITQEISSRRSRKLSGSRAWERASETDQGESGYDIILMTEIPYSVSSLKKLYALIKKCVRPPYGVVYLSTKKNYVGFNNAARHLRSLVDEEGIFGAHLIKEVTDVDIWKFFLK; the protein is encoded by the exons ATGCGTTCACCGTCACTGCTTGCACAATGTTTGCCAGGCTTGGTACTCTATGATCGAGGAAGCCAAAGCATGTCCCCTGTATCTGATAGAGATGTCCATCTCCCTTCACTGGCTGTGGAGATTCTCCCATCAAAG ACAGCCCATCCTTGTAAATATGCTGGGGACAATGTATATTTGCAAGGGCTTGATGTATTCAAG GGAAGAGTTGGTGTTGCTGACATTATTGGTTTCACCACTACTGAAATGTTATCTTCAAAACCTGATG GGTTTCTGAAATCTTGGAACAGTTCTTTCGATCTTGTTAACGTCCTTAAGCACGAGATCCGTGATGGGCAGTTGAGCTTTAGAGGGAAAAGGGTGCTTGAG TTGGGTTGTGGCTATGGTGTTCCGGGGATATTTGCTTGTCTGAAG GGTGCTTGTACAGTGCACTTTCAAGACCTCAGTGCAGAAACTATTCGATGCACTACCATTCCAAATGTACTTGCAAACCTGGAGCAAGCTCGGGAAAGGCAAAGCCGACAGCCTGAGGGTCCTTTGACTCCATCCAGACAAACTCTTTCCCCAACTGTGCGCTTCTATGCTGGGGACTGGGAAGAACTCCCCACTGTATTATCTGTTGTTCGGAATGACGTGTCCGAGGTGACTACAGGGATGAGGTTGAGCTTCTCTGAGGAGGATTTCATGGATGGGTGCAGTAGCCAAGATGGTAGCAGCATAACACAAGAAATTTCCTCAAGGAGGTCAAGAAAGCTTTCAGGAAGCCGGGCATGGGAAAGAGCTAGTGAGACAGATCAGGGAGAAAGTGGCTATGACATTATTTTGATGACTGAAATTCCATACTCGGTTTCCTCTTTGAAGAAGTTATATGCACTAATTAAGAAG TGCGTTAGGCCTCCATACGGGGTTGTATACTTGTCGACGAAGAAAAACTATGTCGGCTTCAACAATGCAGCCCGGCATCTCAGAAGTCTGGTTGATGAAGAAGGCATTTTTGGAGCTCATTTAATTAAAGAGGTGACTGATGTAGATATTTGGAAGTTCTTTCTCAAGTGA